From Acidobacteriota bacterium, one genomic window encodes:
- a CDS encoding inositol oxygenase, producing the protein MSTTTVAPNAPLGKDMEEWDEFLQGRYKEGKGEEEFRQYDEKATPGVAEFYRLNHQYQTYDYVMAKEKEYFGLTKGMKTIWEAAEFLNTLVDDSDPDTDLTQIEHLLQTSEAIRKDGHPRWFVLTGFVHDLGKVLCLYGEPQWGVVGDTFPVGCAYSDQIVFPEYFKANPDLNHPVYSTKYGIYEPNCGLDNVHMSFGHDGYIYEATKNYLPDSALAMLRYHSFYAWHRHGAYKHLMNEKDKESLYWVNQFNPYDLYSKGHTKPDLKELKPYYSDLFAEFFPEKIAW; encoded by the coding sequence ACAGTCGCACCGAATGCTCCCCTTGGAAAAGACATGGAGGAGTGGGACGAGTTTCTACAAGGCCGCTACAAGGAAGGTAAGGGGGAAGAGGAATTCCGCCAGTACGACGAGAAGGCGACACCCGGCGTCGCCGAGTTCTACCGCCTGAACCACCAGTACCAGACCTACGACTATGTAATGGCGAAAGAGAAGGAGTACTTCGGCCTGACCAAGGGCATGAAGACCATCTGGGAGGCGGCGGAGTTCCTGAACACCCTGGTCGACGACAGCGACCCCGATACCGACCTGACCCAGATTGAGCATCTGCTTCAGACCTCGGAGGCGATCCGCAAGGACGGCCACCCTCGCTGGTTTGTGCTCACGGGCTTTGTGCATGACCTGGGCAAGGTGTTGTGCCTGTACGGCGAGCCGCAGTGGGGCGTCGTGGGCGATACCTTCCCGGTGGGCTGCGCTTATTCCGACCAGATCGTCTTCCCTGAGTACTTCAAGGCCAATCCCGACCTGAACCACCCGGTCTACAGCACGAAGTACGGCATCTACGAGCCGAACTGCGGTCTGGACAACGTGCATATGTCGTTCGGTCACGACGGATACATCTATGAGGCGACGAAGAACTACCTTCCCGATTCGGCCCTGGCGATGCTGCGTTACCACTCCTTTTACGCCTGGCACCGGCACGGGGCGTACAAACACCTGATGAACGAGAAGGACAAGGAGAGTCTGTACTGGGTGAACCAGTTCAATCCGTATGATCTCTACTCGAAGGGCCACACCAAACCTGACCTCAAGGAGTTGAAGCCCTACTACAGCGACCTGTTTGCCGAGTTCTTTCCGGAGAAGATCGCCTGGTAG